From a single Parambassis ranga chromosome 2, fParRan2.1, whole genome shotgun sequence genomic region:
- the LOC114432167 gene encoding uncharacterized protein LOC114432167: protein MAAVCQPRRALVEIPTPQPKIAARMRRSYLEILSARLTPSSPPRRRNAVTSTKRVHPLDLSIGGVWRGRVEEQCDKMDEQQTPLSKQQLVQLIRSLILVEQSQEPRIMASDLKYLQEDLQLKKANVYRSIPYSRFGSNRDAHCYRKAYPHLLAFKVSCQEWGQVLLRNKEWDAVLEHSLMAWRYTSELPQWDTASHNALREQCYSILAAHSLTALQHYCPEPSRGRELLRRLKAAQLNSQSFVPCIHELQRIMGCADDSSMDTK, encoded by the exons ATGGCAGCTGTGTGCCAGCCGCGACGTGCCTTGGTGGAAATACCCACACCGCAGCCTAAAATTGCAG CTCGGATGAGGAGGTCCTACTTAGAAATCCTAAGTGCTCGTTTGACCCCATCGTCACCTCCGAGACGGAGAAACGCGGTTACAAGCACGAAGCGTGTGCATCCCT TGGATTTGTCCATTGGTGGAGTCTGGAGAGGACGGGTGGAGGAGCAGTGTGACAAGATGGACGAACAACAGACACCACTCTCCAAACAGCAGCTTGTGCAGCTAATCAGGTCCCTCATCCTAGTTGAACAG AGCCAAGAGCCCAGGATCATGGCGTCAGACCTCAAGTATCTCCAGGAAGACCTTCAGCTGAAGAAGGCAAACGTCTACAGGTCCATTCCTTACTCGAGGTTTGGCTCCAACAGAGACGCTCACTGCTACAGAAAGGCCTATCCCCACCTGCTGGCATTCAAA GtctcctgtcaggagtggggCCAGGTTCTTCTAAGGAACAAAGAGTGGGACGCCGTGTTGGAGCACTCGCTGATGGCGTGGCGATACACGAGTGAGCTGCCGCAGTGGGACACCGCCAGTCACAATGCTCTGCGAGAACAGTGTTACAGCATTTTGGCTGCTCACAGCCTCACCGCTCTGCAGCACTACTGCCCTGAACCCAGCAGAGGACGTGAGCTGCTGAGAAG GTTAAAGGCGGCTCAGCTAAACAGCCAGTCATTCGTCCCCTGCATCCATGAGTTGCAGAGGATTATGGGATGTGCTGATGACTCGTCCATGGAtacaaaatga